Proteins encoded together in one Deltaproteobacteria bacterium window:
- a CDS encoding penicillin-binding protein activator, producing the protein MKNNLPKSSVIILIVLLFSAISAVAGPTAVNSAQVATDKAKAAAGPLVAETSADRTDPQPLGCILPLTGRFAAYGNRVLEAIILAAGLFDPHKQSPVKLLIEDSESRPEKVREAVFKLVNAGAVAIIGPLGSDESEVAAPEAQRWKIPLLTLTQKEGITDAGPYVFRNFLSGSLQVKTLVKFAMGDLQLRKFAVLYPDDGHAPEIVKLFYQEVTRRKGSIVWAEPYKNDQTNFSEQIRKLVGTMEITRAGDEVADQPPSKTINFEALFIPDSYPAVKMIVPQLVYNDIRGVRLLGLNGWNSRELLAMEDGYLEGAIFTDGFFVESSYPGVIDFVDKFYAAYGREPDVMEAQVFDTAGMAVSNILENKGATREKFRDGLQGIRAYPGVTGRTSFSATREAEKDAFVLTVKDGKIIQVKQGDK; encoded by the coding sequence AGTAGCGACGGACAAGGCTAAAGCCGCCGCAGGTCCTTTAGTTGCCGAAACATCGGCAGACCGAACAGATCCTCAGCCCCTGGGCTGCATTCTTCCCCTTACAGGCCGGTTTGCCGCCTATGGCAACCGGGTGCTGGAGGCGATTATTCTGGCCGCCGGTCTTTTTGATCCGCACAAGCAAAGCCCCGTAAAGCTGCTAATCGAGGATTCCGAGAGCCGACCGGAAAAGGTCCGCGAAGCAGTGTTCAAACTGGTTAACGCCGGTGCGGTGGCCATTATCGGTCCCCTCGGAAGCGATGAGTCCGAGGTGGCGGCCCCGGAGGCGCAGCGCTGGAAAATCCCTCTCCTGACCTTGACACAGAAAGAGGGAATTACGGATGCGGGACCTTATGTCTTCCGCAACTTTCTCTCCGGTTCCCTGCAGGTCAAGACGCTGGTAAAGTTCGCCATGGGGGATTTGCAACTCAGGAAGTTTGCCGTTTTATATCCTGATGACGGTCATGCTCCCGAGATTGTGAAATTATTTTATCAAGAGGTGACGAGGCGTAAAGGAAGTATTGTCTGGGCGGAGCCCTATAAAAATGATCAGACCAATTTCAGCGAACAGATCAGGAAACTGGTCGGCACGATGGAAATAACCCGGGCGGGAGATGAGGTTGCGGACCAGCCTCCGTCTAAGACTATCAATTTCGAGGCCCTTTTTATTCCTGATTCCTATCCGGCCGTCAAGATGATCGTGCCACAGCTTGTTTACAACGATATTCGGGGAGTGCGTCTCCTGGGTCTGAATGGCTGGAATTCACGGGAGCTGCTGGCCATGGAGGATGGTTATCTGGAGGGGGCGATATTTACCGACGGTTTTTTTGTCGAAAGCAGCTATCCGGGAGTGATAGACTTTGTTGATAAGTTTTATGCAGCCTATGGCCGGGAACCGGATGTGATGGAAGCCCAGGTCTTCGATACGGCCGGCATGGCAGTTTCGAATATCCTGGAAAACAAGGGCGCAACGAGGGAAAAGTTCCGGGACGGTCTGCAGGGAATCAGGGCCTACCCGGGAGTCACGGGCCGGACCTCATTTTCTGCGACGCGCGAAGCCGAAAAAGATGCCTTTGTCCTGACGGTCAAAGACGGGAAAATAATCCAGGTAAAACAGGGTGACAAATGA